In Thermodesulfitimonas autotrophica, the following proteins share a genomic window:
- a CDS encoding DUF72 domain-containing protein — translation MAGRQAIAWIGTSGYSYPHWRGTFYPPELPAREQLRFYATVFNTVELNVTFYRLPRESTLKTWYQISPPGFSFTLKGSRLITHQKRLSDVAATVALFFTRAALLGEKLGVVLWQLPPGMRADRKRLEEFCGLLQENPVAKTTRHAFEFRHPTWFAPEIYDVLRAYGYALCTADAPRWPCVEAITTNFAYYRFHGHERLYASSYPREVLAVWAEKMAAHLAAGRDVYAYFNNDAGSYAVANARELKELLAGMLLRR, via the coding sequence ATGGCGGGGCGGCAGGCTATTGCGTGGATAGGCACGAGCGGTTACAGCTACCCGCACTGGCGGGGGACTTTTTACCCGCCGGAGCTGCCTGCCCGCGAGCAGTTACGTTTTTACGCCACGGTTTTTAACACCGTCGAACTTAACGTCACGTTTTACCGCCTTCCCCGGGAAAGCACCCTGAAAACCTGGTACCAGATTTCACCGCCTGGTTTTTCTTTTACCTTAAAGGGAAGCCGTCTCATTACCCACCAGAAGCGGTTAAGCGATGTGGCCGCGACGGTGGCCCTTTTTTTTACCCGCGCGGCGCTGCTCGGGGAAAAATTAGGCGTAGTTCTCTGGCAGCTACCGCCCGGGATGCGCGCCGACCGGAAGCGCCTGGAAGAGTTTTGCGGGTTGCTGCAGGAAAACCCGGTGGCGAAGACGACCCGTCACGCTTTCGAGTTTCGCCACCCAACGTGGTTTGCCCCCGAAATTTACGATGTTCTGCGCGCTTACGGGTACGCCCTCTGTACCGCTGACGCGCCGCGCTGGCCCTGCGTCGAGGCGATCACGACCAATTTCGCTTACTATCGCTTTCACGGGCACGAGCGCCTTTACGCTTCTTCCTACCCACGGGAGGTGCTGGCGGTCTGGGCGGAAAAGATGGCGGCACACCTCGCTGCGGGCCGGGACGTTTACGCCTACTTCAACAACGACGCCGGCAGTTATGCCGTGGCTAACGCGCGAGAGCTTAAAGAGCTGCTGGCCGGTATGCTTTTACGGCGATAG
- a CDS encoding MOSC domain-containing protein: MNEGQVVAVCISRERGTAKENVGEGFFEENYGLRGDAHAGTSRQVSLLMEESVLRVAQETGVPAQAGDFAENILTRGIDLRGLRPGDRLQVGEGVLEVVQIGKEVKPHHYSFHGLRLLPSEGVFGRVVRGGRVRAGDPVRVLP; this comes from the coding sequence GTGAATGAGGGTCAGGTAGTGGCCGTTTGTATTAGCCGCGAACGGGGCACGGCCAAGGAGAATGTGGGTGAGGGCTTCTTCGAGGAGAATTACGGCCTGCGTGGTGACGCCCATGCGGGGACGTCCCGGCAGGTGAGCCTGCTGATGGAGGAAAGCGTTCTCCGGGTGGCCCAGGAAACAGGAGTTCCGGCGCAGGCCGGGGATTTTGCGGAGAATATCCTTACCCGCGGCATTGACCTCCGGGGACTGCGGCCCGGCGACCGGCTGCAAGTAGGGGAGGGTGTTCTGGAAGTGGTCCAGATCGGGAAGGAAGTCAAGCCCCATCACTATTCCTTCCACGGGCTGCGGCTACTCCCAAGTGAAGGGGTTTTTGGCCGGGTGGTGCGGGGTGGCCGGGTCCGGGCGGGTGACCCGGTGCGGGTCTTGCCGTGA
- a CDS encoding tRNA (adenine-N1)-methyltransferase — protein MTFQAGELVAFIDQEGRAYLQRLVPGGRFHSHRGYVVHDTVIGAAPGAVVTSSRGAKFYVFYPTLTDFTMNMPRISGIIYPKDTGIILLWADIFPGAKVLIGGVGSGALLLAVARQIGAGGAIVAYDVRQDMLDHAAQNLREFLGATPQLTLKRGDIYQPIEEEGFDRVLLDVPEPWRVIETLQKSLAPGGIVSAYVPSITQADAFVNALKGTGNYALVETIEVLVRDWHIAGRSVRPHHRMVGHTGFLTFARKLSAPQTLSVCPEEPPGTESL, from the coding sequence ATGACTTTTCAAGCAGGAGAGCTGGTTGCCTTTATCGACCAGGAAGGCCGGGCCTACTTGCAACGGCTCGTCCCGGGCGGGAGATTTCACTCCCACCGGGGGTACGTGGTCCACGATACGGTTATCGGCGCGGCGCCCGGCGCCGTCGTTACCTCTTCCCGCGGGGCAAAGTTTTACGTTTTCTACCCGACGCTGACCGATTTCACGATGAACATGCCGCGCATCAGCGGTATCATCTACCCCAAAGACACCGGTATCATCCTGCTCTGGGCGGATATTTTCCCCGGCGCCAAGGTCCTCATAGGAGGCGTCGGCAGCGGGGCCCTGCTCCTAGCGGTGGCGCGCCAGATAGGAGCCGGCGGCGCGATTGTTGCCTACGACGTCCGCCAGGATATGCTCGACCACGCCGCCCAGAACCTCCGGGAGTTCCTCGGCGCAACGCCGCAGCTAACCTTAAAGCGCGGCGACATTTACCAACCTATCGAAGAAGAGGGCTTCGACCGCGTGCTCCTCGACGTCCCGGAACCGTGGCGGGTTATAGAAACTCTCCAGAAGTCCCTCGCCCCGGGCGGCATCGTCTCGGCCTACGTGCCCTCGATCACCCAAGCAGACGCTTTTGTTAACGCCCTCAAGGGCACCGGCAACTACGCACTGGTAGAAACCATCGAGGTCTTGGTGCGTGACTGGCATATCGCCGGGCGCAGCGTGCGCCCGCACCACCGGATGGTGGGGCACACCGGCTTCCTCACCTTCGCCCGGAAGCTAAGCGCGCCCCAAACGCTGTCCGTCTGCCCGGAAGAGCCTCCCGGTACGGAAAGCCTGTAG
- the rbr gene encoding rubrerythrin has product MKDLKGTRTEKNLWAAFAGESQARNKYTYFASQARKEGYEQIAAVFQETADNEKEHAKRILKFLQGIGTTAENLQAAAEGENYEWTAMYPEFARVAEEEGFPEIAAVLRKIAAAEQHHEARFRALRRNLEEGKVFKREGAVCWKCRNCGYIHEGPEAPAVCPACAHPQAYFELLCENY; this is encoded by the coding sequence ATGAAAGACTTGAAAGGGACTCGGACCGAGAAGAACCTCTGGGCCGCTTTTGCCGGCGAATCGCAGGCGCGCAACAAGTACACCTATTTCGCTAGTCAGGCGCGCAAAGAGGGCTACGAGCAAATCGCGGCGGTTTTCCAGGAGACGGCGGACAACGAGAAGGAGCACGCCAAGCGCATCCTGAAATTCTTGCAGGGCATCGGGACGACGGCGGAAAATCTCCAAGCCGCGGCCGAAGGCGAAAACTACGAATGGACGGCGATGTATCCCGAGTTTGCGCGGGTGGCGGAGGAAGAAGGTTTTCCGGAGATCGCGGCTGTGCTCCGGAAGATTGCGGCGGCAGAGCAGCACCACGAGGCGCGTTTCCGAGCGCTCCGCCGCAACCTCGAAGAGGGTAAGGTTTTCAAACGCGAGGGGGCGGTGTGCTGGAAGTGCCGCAACTGCGGCTACATCCACGAAGGACCGGAGGCGCCGGCGGTCTGTCCGGCCTGCGCGCACCCGCAGGCGTATTTTGAGCTGCTCTGCGAGAATTATTAA
- a CDS encoding CoB--CoM heterodisulfide reductase iron-sulfur subunit A family protein, with translation MTGRIGVYICSCVTNISDVVDVEEVARFATQFPGVAYAKVHSLLCSEEGKAFLSEDIQKEQPDRIVIAACSPKEHEHTFRKVLAANGLNPYLLQMANIREQVAWVTADPDEATAKAKSYLKAALQRIPLHEPLPKQEIECNPNALVIGAGPAGMEAALMLARAGRKVYLVEKNPFIGGKAVLYEEVFPNLECATCMLEPKMDEVLHHENIELFTLSEVQEVLGFIGNFTVKIRKHPRYVAADKCIGCGACFEACPVSAKNEFNFGLNNRRAIFTPFAGTLPNVPVIDRQNCLRFRGEECTRCQEVCPFGAIDYDDRELTVERNVGAIVVATGFDLCDPTALPAYGYGKIPDVFTSLEFERLLAATGPTEGKIIRQNGKKPKSVAIIHCVGSRNKKEHAYCSAVCCLYATKFNHLIKKKLPKASVFHLYTDWCLPGKNNHTLFDTFKGKTCALRVLSPQTIKVKRERDQIAITYQDPSGTKNKLLTEMVVLCPAMVASQGTAAIASVLSLPQGKGGFLSESHTKLGPVATTTEGVYIAGCAQGPKNIEESVAQGAAAAGAILAALVPGKKLELEATTVTVDPERCGGCGICIALCPYGALGWDGERKVAAVNQALCKGCGTCAAACPSRALKSRHFTTEEIYAEIEALVG, from the coding sequence ATGACCGGAAGGATCGGGGTCTACATCTGCAGTTGCGTAACGAATATTTCCGATGTCGTTGACGTGGAAGAAGTAGCGCGCTTCGCCACGCAGTTCCCAGGGGTCGCCTACGCCAAAGTCCACAGCCTGCTCTGCTCCGAAGAAGGGAAAGCCTTCCTTAGTGAGGACATCCAAAAGGAGCAACCGGACCGGATCGTGATCGCCGCCTGTTCCCCCAAAGAACACGAGCATACCTTCCGCAAGGTCCTCGCCGCAAACGGGCTCAACCCGTATCTCTTACAAATGGCGAACATCCGCGAGCAGGTAGCGTGGGTCACCGCCGACCCGGATGAGGCTACGGCGAAGGCTAAGTCATATCTCAAGGCCGCCCTACAGAGGATCCCCCTCCACGAACCGCTACCCAAACAGGAAATCGAGTGCAACCCTAACGCCCTCGTCATCGGCGCCGGCCCGGCGGGAATGGAGGCGGCGTTAATGCTTGCCCGGGCCGGACGGAAAGTTTACCTGGTAGAGAAAAACCCTTTCATCGGTGGCAAAGCAGTTCTTTACGAAGAGGTTTTCCCCAATCTCGAATGCGCCACCTGCATGTTAGAACCCAAGATGGACGAAGTGCTCCACCACGAAAACATCGAGCTCTTCACCCTAAGCGAGGTTCAGGAAGTCCTCGGGTTCATCGGTAACTTCACCGTAAAAATTAGAAAACACCCGCGCTACGTGGCCGCAGATAAATGCATCGGCTGCGGCGCCTGTTTTGAAGCGTGTCCCGTTAGCGCCAAAAACGAGTTCAACTTCGGCCTCAACAACCGCAGGGCGATTTTTACACCCTTCGCCGGAACCCTTCCCAACGTTCCGGTAATTGACCGGCAGAACTGCCTGCGGTTCAGAGGGGAAGAGTGCACCCGCTGCCAGGAGGTCTGCCCCTTTGGCGCGATTGATTATGACGACCGGGAGTTGACCGTTGAGCGGAACGTAGGGGCAATAGTTGTAGCCACCGGTTTTGACCTCTGCGACCCGACCGCCCTCCCGGCCTACGGCTACGGCAAGATCCCGGACGTCTTTACCAGCCTTGAATTTGAGCGCCTACTCGCCGCAACCGGTCCGACAGAGGGCAAAATTATCCGGCAAAACGGCAAGAAACCGAAATCCGTGGCCATCATTCACTGCGTAGGGAGCCGCAACAAAAAGGAGCACGCTTACTGCTCCGCAGTATGTTGCCTTTACGCCACAAAGTTCAATCACCTCATCAAAAAGAAACTTCCGAAAGCGAGCGTCTTTCATCTCTACACTGACTGGTGTCTCCCGGGGAAAAACAACCACACCCTCTTCGACACCTTCAAAGGCAAGACCTGCGCCCTCCGGGTTTTATCCCCGCAGACCATAAAAGTGAAGCGGGAACGTGACCAAATCGCTATCACTTACCAAGATCCGTCCGGAACCAAAAACAAACTCTTAACCGAGATGGTCGTCCTCTGCCCCGCGATGGTGGCGTCGCAAGGAACGGCCGCAATCGCCAGCGTGCTATCTCTGCCGCAAGGAAAGGGGGGGTTCCTCAGCGAGAGCCATACCAAGCTTGGGCCTGTAGCTACGACCACCGAAGGGGTGTATATCGCCGGTTGCGCCCAGGGACCGAAAAACATCGAGGAGTCCGTCGCTCAGGGTGCCGCGGCGGCGGGAGCGATCCTGGCCGCCCTCGTTCCGGGCAAGAAGCTCGAACTCGAAGCCACGACGGTAACGGTCGACCCTGAACGCTGCGGCGGCTGCGGCATCTGCATCGCCCTCTGTCCTTACGGGGCGCTCGGTTGGGATGGCGAGCGGAAGGTGGCCGCGGTTAACCAGGCCCTATGCAAAGGCTGCGGCACGTGCGCGGCGGCTTGCCCCAGCCGCGCGCTAAAGAGCAGGCACTTCACCACCGAAGAAATATATGCGGAGATCGAGGCGCTGGTTGGGTAA
- a CDS encoding sulfurtransferase TusA family protein, which produces MATETLDALGLKCPQPILKVTAKAATLKPGDILEVVADCPTFEKDIRQWCERMKKPLLWIRNEGGGKMRCQIKM; this is translated from the coding sequence ATGGCTACCGAAACTCTCGATGCTCTGGGTCTCAAGTGCCCTCAGCCCATTCTTAAAGTCACCGCTAAGGCGGCTACGCTTAAACCAGGCGACATCCTCGAAGTCGTTGCCGATTGCCCCACCTTCGAGAAGGACATCCGCCAGTGGTGCGAAAGGATGAAGAAGCCGCTTCTCTGGATCCGGAACGAAGGCGGCGGCAAGATGCGCTGCCAGATAAAGATGTAG
- a CDS encoding methyl-accepting chemotaxis protein, which produces MVHHLRGRVVNASGSADKAITVAQKGKEVMENTLSKMASVQASIEHATKSMQGLEKWSSEISEIANVMTKIADQTNLLSLNAAIEAARAGESGRGFTIVADEVRKLAQSSTTQAQEISKIVQQVLTDTRKAVEAVNRGAKDIEEGSSLINQSHRMFFEITRAVENIFRELNT; this is translated from the coding sequence ATGGTGCACCACCTGCGGGGGCGGGTGGTGAACGCCTCCGGTTCGGCGGATAAGGCGATCACCGTCGCCCAAAAAGGCAAAGAAGTGATGGAAAACACGCTAAGCAAAATGGCGTCGGTGCAGGCATCAATCGAGCACGCGACCAAGAGCATGCAAGGACTCGAAAAATGGTCGAGCGAAATCAGCGAAATAGCAAACGTGATGACCAAAATAGCAGACCAGACCAACCTCCTGTCGCTCAACGCGGCAATCGAAGCGGCCCGGGCCGGCGAAAGCGGGAGAGGGTTTACGATTGTAGCCGACGAGGTCCGCAAACTGGCCCAATCATCCACCACGCAGGCCCAGGAAATCTCTAAGATCGTCCAGCAGGTCCTGACCGATACCAGGAAAGCCGTTGAAGCGGTAAACCGGGGGGCCAAAGATATTGAGGAGGGAAGCTCGCTCATAAACCAGTCCCACCGGATGTTTTTCGAGATTACCAGGGCGGTAGAAAACATCTTCAGGGAGCTGAATACTTAG
- a CDS encoding L-lactate dehydrogenase, producing MATIAVIGAGSVGATTAYAIIASNIVEEIVLIDINRPRAEGEALDLGDSTAFTTPTRVFAGDYADCQNADLVIFAAGAGQRPGESRLALAEKNHAVLRDVLAQLMPYWRGGLLLIVSNPVDLLTYAAVKITGLEPSRVLGSGTILDSARFRYALSTYTGVDARNIHAYVIGEHGDSAVPLWSRVRVAGIPLDEFCHQKGIAPPDREVVTTAVRQAAYRIIERKGATYYAIGLGIRRICEAILKDQKSVLTVSGLLAGQYGFNDLSFSLPTVVGKNGRGIALELPLVAEELAALRHSAAILKAAQERLGYR from the coding sequence GTGGCGACCATCGCCGTCATTGGCGCCGGTTCGGTTGGGGCCACCACTGCCTACGCCATCATCGCGAGCAACATAGTGGAAGAAATTGTCCTCATCGATATCAACCGCCCGCGGGCCGAAGGGGAAGCGCTTGACCTCGGCGACAGCACCGCCTTTACGACCCCCACCCGCGTTTTCGCCGGTGACTACGCCGACTGCCAAAACGCCGATCTGGTCATCTTCGCTGCCGGCGCGGGTCAGCGCCCCGGGGAAAGCCGCCTCGCCTTGGCGGAGAAGAACCACGCGGTCCTGCGCGACGTTCTCGCGCAGCTGATGCCCTACTGGCGGGGCGGGCTGCTCTTAATCGTCTCGAACCCGGTTGATCTCCTCACTTACGCCGCCGTAAAAATCACCGGGCTTGAGCCCTCCCGGGTTCTTGGCAGCGGTACAATCCTCGACAGCGCCCGTTTCCGGTATGCTTTGAGCACCTACACGGGGGTAGACGCCCGCAACATTCACGCCTACGTAATCGGTGAGCACGGCGATAGCGCGGTGCCGCTCTGGTCCCGCGTGCGCGTTGCGGGAATTCCTCTCGACGAATTTTGCCACCAAAAAGGAATCGCGCCCCCCGACCGGGAAGTGGTAACGACGGCCGTTCGCCAAGCCGCCTACCGGATTATTGAGCGAAAAGGCGCGACTTATTACGCGATCGGACTGGGAATCCGGCGGATCTGCGAGGCGATCCTGAAAGACCAGAAGAGCGTCCTAACCGTCTCTGGCCTGCTTGCTGGCCAATACGGGTTTAACGACCTGAGTTTTAGCTTGCCCACGGTGGTAGGGAAAAACGGTAGGGGTATCGCCCTTGAGCTGCCGCTTGTAGCGGAAGAACTCGCGGCACTCCGCCACTCTGCTGCCATCCTGAAAGCGGCCCAGGAGCGCCTCGGCTACCGGTAG
- the queA gene encoding tRNA preQ1(34) S-adenosylmethionine ribosyltransferase-isomerase QueA, with the protein MLKPSDFDYELPPELIAQEPLPQRDASRLLVVHRDREDFEHRVFREIVAYLVPGDLLVVNETKVLPVRLHGVKETGGRVEVLLLRAVGQDLWEALVRPGRRVPPGTRLVFGGGWLTGEVVARTETGGRFIRFHYAGSFEEVLRRVGEVPLPPYIKQKLSAPERYQTVYAREAGSAAAPTAGFHFTPELLATLRAMGVGVVPVVLHIGLDTFRPVREENIAAHRMHREEYFVPEATATAVNQAKAEGRRVIAVGTTVVRCLETVAGEGSRVRAGAGMTDLFIYPGYRFKVVDALITNFHLPRSTLLMLVAAFAGREKILRAYREAVRLRYRFCSFGDAMLIL; encoded by the coding sequence TTGCTTAAACCGAGCGATTTTGATTACGAACTACCGCCCGAACTCATTGCGCAGGAGCCGCTGCCCCAGCGGGACGCATCCCGCCTGTTGGTAGTCCACCGGGACCGGGAGGACTTTGAGCACCGGGTTTTCCGGGAAATCGTGGCGTATCTTGTTCCCGGGGACCTCTTGGTGGTAAACGAGACGAAGGTGCTGCCCGTGCGGCTTCACGGGGTAAAAGAGACGGGGGGCAGGGTGGAGGTGCTGCTTCTTCGTGCGGTGGGGCAGGACCTGTGGGAGGCGCTGGTGCGGCCCGGACGGCGGGTGCCTCCGGGGACCCGGCTTGTTTTCGGCGGTGGGTGGCTTACCGGCGAAGTGGTTGCGCGCACCGAGACGGGTGGGCGCTTCATTCGTTTTCACTACGCGGGCTCCTTCGAGGAGGTATTGCGGCGGGTCGGGGAGGTGCCGCTCCCGCCGTACATCAAGCAGAAGCTTTCGGCTCCCGAACGTTACCAGACGGTTTACGCCCGGGAGGCTGGTTCCGCTGCGGCGCCGACGGCAGGTTTTCACTTCACCCCGGAGCTGCTCGCGACGCTTCGGGCAATGGGGGTTGGGGTGGTGCCGGTGGTGCTCCACATCGGGCTTGATACCTTCCGGCCGGTGCGGGAAGAGAACATTGCGGCCCACCGGATGCACCGGGAGGAATACTTTGTGCCGGAGGCGACGGCAACGGCTGTAAACCAGGCGAAGGCGGAAGGACGCCGCGTTATTGCTGTGGGCACCACGGTTGTGCGCTGCCTCGAGACGGTTGCGGGTGAAGGTAGCAGGGTGAGGGCAGGAGCCGGGATGACGGATCTTTTCATCTATCCGGGCTACCGGTTCAAAGTAGTTGATGCCCTCATCACTAACTTTCACCTCCCGCGCTCCACGCTGTTGATGCTGGTGGCGGCCTTTGCCGGACGCGAGAAGATTCTGCGGGCTTACCGGGAAGCGGTCCGCCTGCGCTACCGTTTTTGCAGTTTCGGGGACGCGATGCTGATACTTTAG